The Monomorium pharaonis isolate MP-MQ-018 chromosome 5, ASM1337386v2, whole genome shotgun sequence genome segment ACGCTTACTGCAAGTACAGCTTTTATTTCGGACCAGACTGGAGTGTCGTTGCGGTAAGCCCTTAGTGATAAAAGAAAGTCAAAAAGAACGACAGAATTACGCTATAATTGTCACAAAGGAATCTAGGGCTTTTCACAGCTATATTGGATTACGACGTCGGAAGGAAAAACTTCGTATAATCTTCTTTCGCGTGctcagaatataaaatatttaatatatcaaacGAAGACTcagcgaaataaaatttaaacaaagaaagtaaaaagctATTAGTCAAATCAGATTTTacagttattataataaagaattatcaaaataagttataaataaaagtaatgagACCACGAAAACGTTTtgagtttaattatattatctttagtaaattttattccttttcAGTGTCTAAAACTtcgcaatataattttatttataattgtaattaattgtaattaagatataattcTGTTATAATTGAAAGGTTCTTCGTGTTTCTTCACAGATATACATTccgtaaaataatacattttatggtatatatatatatatatatatatatatatatatgtatatatttcttgagCAACATATAAgtctaattattaaattaaaatctaataaattaaaaaaaaaatttataataaaatgttattataatggCATGAAAATCTAATTTGGCTTAtagttctttatttttattgtgtaaaatatttcttaattttaatacaattttgaaattatttccacTAAATTTAAGagtgcataatataattacatcttGAAgcattactaaaaatataaaaaatttatagataattttgttattatgtaTGAATAATATCCATATAAAGTTTGAgtgaattttgtataaaataatcctcttattgatttaaaaattatttaagttttacttgttttttatttttatatacaatcgCGTATCTTAGTATTTACTTGAAATGAGAAagtagtaattaaataaatttttttaaatatataattcaattctGATAAACATTCCTGCAAAAGTATATACTTATGATCCATTAAttcgtttaaaaattatttgcctAAAACATACAGTAAAATGATCATTTACgctatattttaagttaaattctTTGTTGTTTTGTTCTTAGAACCAGTTTTTAGGATCAAAGTTCGTGATTGACGACAAAAGCTTTTAGATTAAAGCAAAAAGAATAAAGCTTGCagcttttaaattttgattaacttTTAACTGATATTGTACAACCAAACattctaaattaattgtaaaagccaattaattgtttttcattatttatgttttgaatttttgcgagacataaattgatattatgcCTTTTTAGCTTCTATGGAATTCAATCATAATTAATCTTCaagatgtataaattatgtgaaataattttattcaaattaccgAGTAAtcctattatattaattaatgtgcctcattaataataaatcttgttACACATTATTCGTAATTTTggaacatttaattaattgaataatataattgacttTCTAATAATCCATTGAAATAttgaagtaaaataatatactggCAACTTATTAcctttttgaaaaagaaagaaagtaatgattttttactttgaacAAATGACCGACCAAAAGTCTTGCGACAAAAACTCTCTTATCGACTTTTCTACTTTGTTTCGTGACAACAATTAATGATATAGAGACGCAGAAAAATCGAGATTTTGCTTGAACTATAATAAACGAACAAAGAATTCTCGTTTTTctcttgaataattaattcttcaatTTCTTCGTTTTGCGATggtataatgttataaaggTTTCTTGAAGCATTGATTGTAAAAGTAATAGTGTAAAAAACTGTATTACATCTCGAATTTTCTCtgccataataattttaaacaaaaagtgaaatatttgaaagttaaattgcctttcaatttttttgcgtTTTTATCCCGCATTCTTTGTGTTTATTCTGTTACACGAATAGAAatcttttctattaatttatctttttttttttttgcaaaacaaacttcaatttattaaacaataaattgaagtattttttgcCAAACTGATTTGAAAGTTGAATGCGAAgtcaaacatttaaattttgtttcgtagGGAATCGAGGAGGGACTTACGCAAATGTGCAAGTGCAGTAACGATCCAAGGAACCTCGCCGTTTGGAATTTTCCATTAGACATTACATTCAAGAGTACAAACCCGCACGGATGTGAGTGAcgcaaaaattattcttatgaCATGTGTCATATAAACGGACGGATGAAACGCGTGCAAAAAAGTGTGAAAGCGTaagagagattttttttacgctTTCATTTCGGGCTtcgtgtatattttttaattcgcaAGCAATCAAGCGTATGTATAATTTTCCACGTAGGGCCGCAGCTTATCATGTCGATTTATGGCTTGGATCTCTTCGGCCACGACGTCATTAGAGGATACGGGGTCTGTCATTTGCCTCTGAAAACCGGACGTCATGAGAAAAGGTAATGCTCACGCATGGAGTAGCAACTTGATAAGCACGGAGAAAACATGCGGAATAAGAGCGCAAAGGAAATTGTGGTTTGAtttaatatagttattattcaGAGAGCGATAGATAACGGGATAACAGCCGGAAATGCAGCTtcgaaaatataaagataaaatccACGAAAGTCTTTGTGACTTCTCCCCGAAGATATTTGTTTGGATATTGTGTCTTGCGGCCGAGACGAATTACGACTGAAAGAGGTCGCAAGTGCACTACATTATTCATTGATTTATAGAACAGCTCTATTTTTCGTTGTTGACCTTTTGGTGAGTTTCTTCAAGCTCGGCTGTTATCGATcactaagcaaaaataaatttcaaatttttagtgGCCCGGTAATGTCACTTTTTCGCTGAGGGCATTTACGGACGACATTACACCCCTAAAAAgtgatgttattaaaaaaaaaacgtgcactgacaaaaaaatattgttctttGTGCGTAACTCTGAAAAATATGCGTAAATATTCGGCATGTTTCCTCGATCGCGttgtattttatgatttattttctctGAGTTTCGAACTTACATCTATTGCGCTTAAGATAAACATTCTCTATTACATGCATCGCACGTATCGCACATATATACACgggaagaaaatattttttatcccgCTGCATACGTTACGCACTGTCCGTTAGTCCGTGTCGCGTGCATCGGCAAATGCATCCGGCAATGCGTCCGGGATTTctcggggaaaaaaaaaacaattttttcgacggcgtgataataaatatacgaaTGAGAAGAGCATAGAGACGGAgtgacacacacatacacacacacacgcgcgcgcgcacaggagataataaataattaaggtatCTGTACCCAATATGCTCTACCTAAGATTTAgagatttttctaattttttgatcaatatgaaattgaaaaataagcataagttttaaaatagaaaacttctgaaactaaaaaaaagaaatactttcaattacatatgtaagtatagtaaagatttaaaaaaaagatagcacTTGGACCATGTTGATTACATATATACTCAATGTGGTCTAgctatgtattttttcttttttttttgttaatatttttgagaaaatgccaaataaaaaaattaacatgtttaattgagcatttattaacataggtatttatggaaaaaattacacatccagttatttattaaataatgaaactgtGTTTATTTACTACAAGAAGCTAGCGTTATCTTAACTTTTATCTGTCAAAAAGCTCCAACTAACTAGAGAAAGACGAgaaatactaaataaaaattaaactttatataaagaaattaaatcttaacttttgtatattaataaaatatgttgtgTTTCTAGTAATGTTCCTGGCCATAATGGTTTCACGGTACAAAGAGCTTTccttctttaaattataaataagatgttttaataaaaatgtaaaataaatatagtgttgagaagcataaataaagagctacaataatatgaattgcggatatttataattgttacaaaacaaTTGTACAAAGCAAAAACTTTCCTCTGAAATTTTAGGTTcgaaatttgaataaagtgcGATTACAAGCCATAGAAAGCAGATATTGACTAGTTAATTGACATAAATACATCGTATCTATTTCCTAAACAATATATTAGCGGTTTCTgtgaaatttgttatataactaTTTGCAAATGGGGGTGAGCCAAATTTGTTACATAGCCAAATTGAGTACAGGTACcttattataaagttaagaAGAGAGAAAGTCAGACGGATTAAGAAGAGAAGGGGCGGGGAGaagaaaaatgcgttatttcgtgtctttgttattaataaaatgatagaTTTCTCTTggattcgtcatttaagggaAAATATGGCGCGGAGTACAACGGCTAAATTGGATTTCTCACGaggaatgaaaatttatacatccgtataaattGTAATCCGTATATATTTTCTGATTTCAAAGTATATGAAGTAACGCTCGACTCCGCGGGCGAATGGAAAAATGTGGCGTTATAACCACAGTCGCTCGAGGTATTCAATAAAGGGGGAAACGAAATCTGCGGGTTATCCGTCGGGATGATGTGTGCGGATCGCTAAATCTTTATCTCTTAGTCACGCGTACGGCGAGTCCAAGAAATCCTGTCGAAGAAAGGATGCTCGCAACTCCGTATCTAACTTTGGCATATTAGTTTTGCACGTCACATGCCGTTCCCTCTTgggctgcgttcggaaacgTCACCCGAGTGCTCtcgggtatcattctatccttgttgTTCGTTCTATGtgaaacaaagataaaatgatACCCAAAAGCACTCGGGTGAcgtttccgaacgcagcctTAGAGAACAGCATACCGCCCTTTGATTGACGCCTTAGGCGTACGCGTCTCATTCgcaaaatttctgaaaatctCTTTGAAAGGGTGCCGATCTACGTGCCGGAGTCGTCATCCACGCTGCAGCACTTCGTGCAATGGTTAACCGGCAGGAGACCGGAATTAATTGATCCCACTATACTGGCATCCGGCGGCGGCAGAGAACGTAAGGAAATGCGCCGAGACATTTCTCGTTAGTGTGCCATTGGCGTTAAGTTAATTACATCTACGAGACTGTAATGGAGTATAATCAAGGGTGATGTATTCGCgagtattatatatgaaattaagCAATTCCTTCATCAGAAGATTGAGAAATCTCTGAGATATAGTAAACAAAGATTGATGAGTCCACGCAGgatttagatatataaaactGTTCGATTCTGATTTTAGAACCCGGACTGGACTGAGTGGTTCATGTATAATAAGTTTCTTATCGCTGAATACGaattcgtaaaaataaaattgttctattatgttacatttttgggaaaattaaattctgatTTAAAAGTGTcgaaaatgacattttttgtGATATCTTTGAACTTAAATAGCTGGAAAATGTGACGAAATAGAACAATTTCATTTGTAGAGTCATTTTCAGCGACAAAGAGTCTTATAAGTATCATCTGACCCGGTTCGTGatctaaaaaagattttttatcgGACAGTGTAAATGTTTAATCTCTCTGTGAAAATGCGACTATTTCGATTTTTGTCTATGAAAGTTTTTACTCAATCTCTAATTAATCTttggtaattaaattacactacattttcaaaataaagtacaaatatttattttacatacttgaatgtatgtttataaatttttataatttttttgaaccACTTTAAGTGGACGAAACAGTGATTGGATTTAAAATCCCCCGTTTTGACGGATATATAAGGTGCcggtttttatatataatataacttataagaattaaaaaagagtTAATTATAGTAGCACGTTGACTGTCAATGATTCATCTGTAGCTGGTTTTGACTTTTGAATAAcattacacaaattttttgcttgtaaaaaataaatgctatttaaaatataaaaatttaaatgacacaattaaaaaaaaaattgcataattcatcaaaataaaaattaaaatagaaatatgatcaaatttccttttttttaaattagaagtAAAACCTACTTTTTTAACttacttaaaaattagttCAGtaggttaaaaaaatgtataatatattaaaggcTACTTGTTGTGTTGTAATATGACGTAATGTGATGCAATATGTGTTGTgttgtaagaaataaaattataaaaactatcaAAAGTTGACAAAACTGCGGCATGTAACTTATACGAGctgaaaataagtaaaaattcatACAAAATTACTGTTAAACATCAAAATTTCCTTTTGATATAGACcatctcatttttatatttaaaactatcAATTCAAAAGTCATAGAGAGCAGGAATATAAGCTTTTGCATAATGGATAatgcataacgcataagaaAATCAATCAATCAGAATTCCGTGTTTCCCTCTCCGGGATAGAAAAGTCTTTGATTGGTTTATTCTCTTATGCATTATCTAAAAGTCTGTGCTCCCGCTCATACTTTTCGATCTACAAGTtgattatctttaataaacataataattaattaattaaacattattattattataaagatttttgtaaaaattttgattcttACGATTCtgttttataacttattatgtttataatttactttttttttttctatcaaattgttattatgtttactaaatataattgtaaatcaaaacatgatatattttatttttaaatcaataattttacttataatagCATGACGGATCCAGCGTGGCTCACTAGCTTCTGACGTATTATTTCTGACATATactcttttatttctaaatatttttttaatagcaaaatatacaaggtaaaattaaaaatgtgttaaccaacataatgaaaatgtagtttttatttaattatagttttttatcattatatggttataataaaatttttaccgtAGTGCATATATAAAACTCAGAACAGACAAcgtgtttaaaattaagataaaagagGTGAATCGTCTTTTTTCTAGATAATCTATTCTGAATTATAACGTCAGTGACGTGAAAGCTCTCTTTTAAGAAGGTTCTCCAGCTTAAAAAAGTCAAGAAAAGTTGTGACTTTTCAttcatatatcttttaatactgAAGCTTTTGATATTGCCATcttgaaaagaataaataatgcaacaaataaaattttaacaataaaaaatataatttgttatttaaaaatcttttttctttataatattggtaagtgttaatgtgtaaataaattgaaaaagaattataataatttgaatgtaTAACAAACGACATAGCTATATTTctgttaataatgtttaaaaaaaattatataatttatgaacattttactctcttatatataaaagtaatgcagtaaaattttattgttttaattactaaatgttctttaaacttcacattttttcttataaaaattgttttttttatttttatactttgcgaataaattttatttaaaacttttctctcaataaatttttatgttgttttaaaaagttattcaaAGAAGACTATCAAAGGTCAGAAAATTGGAAAACTTTTGggaatatttacataattaaaaaatttgtggtaaatttattatattccaaATGGTTTACTCAAatctttgtattaatttaataaaagaaatatgttaggaaataacacaaatattatataaatatgtaaaaaattaacacaaaagtGTAATCCCAACCAGCATACAGAGAAGATTCCATATTTCTGTACATTCTGTAGCTTCTCCTacgcaaatattttatgtactacatgaatattttaacattattattataggaACATGAATCTtctctataatttaatttcgaatATTCATAAATGAATATCATTATGTATATGTCTTCTCATTCTctctaaaatattctttaaaaaatatttatgattttatataataaaataataattacacatgAAGAGAACcatgcataaaatattctattttatatgtgaaaataattgtgtgtgtgtgtgtgtgaagaAATTGTTAAGATCTCTAAGATAgtgtttacttttaaaaatacggGAATATTCTCAGAATCTCTatcttcataaaaaatttttctatgaaTATTCAATTTTCCTAGTTAAAAGATCTGAATATATTCCGTAAACTAATATGTGTTAAAATGCGCTTTGACATAATTTGGCAATCAATTATAGAAGTAGAtcttagcaaaatttttaatattatatatataatatttaaaaaattaatataatatttaatataatattatataatatataatttatttatttagcaatttaggttttataatttacgtttcaaaattatgttatttttatgttacttaATTACccataaattgtattattccAACACActaagaaatgttaaatataaattaacacaaataatattcaaattatataattatatattaaaataacacttgtgtctgttaaaaatttaatacaaatgttttaaaaatatcagtttcaacataaatacaaaatgttttttattgtgcatattaatcactaatttgttctcaaaatttaaacaatttcttatatCATGCGAAAAAACTGGAGAATCTCCTTAAGTTaccaaattttttagaatattatcgCAAGAATGCAAATTTCGAAAAAGTTTGCGTGACGTTAATACTCTTGACAACAACTCTTTCTAAGTCATTAACTTTCTATGCGCGGAAGGTAGTTCTTTCCTCTAACGCTAATGCCCTTTCTTCAAGTTGCATTATTTTCGCAATATTGCAGTCACACGCATGAGGGTCGAGGGAGCTGTTACCATAACGTTCAACGTCGTTTTGAAGGATTTGTTCAAGTTGGGTTACGACAACGGCGAGAAATGGAAGAAATGATAACGCGTTCGTAAAGTCTCTCTCAGCCTGAAGAGGATTACCTTCCGCCAGGGGGCGGATTATCTTATCAAAGAGCTACAATGCATAATcctgttttataaataatattttgatgaatAAACGAGGTGTGATTTTTCCCGTATAATCCATTGTCCCATTTTCCCCCGGATGTCAACGGCGAGATTGTGGAAGTAAGGGAATTAAGAACGTATTTTCACGCTGATGGGCAttctctgtaaaaaaaaaaaggaatgcaGGAGCGGGCTAATTCCTCGCAAAGGACTTATTAAGTTTCAACGTGGCTTTAATCTCTGCGAGATGGTTCCGGTTGCCTCGGGCCACGCGGTGACGTCGGGCGGTTGCGAAAAGTGTGTAGAGAAAAATCAGTTACCTAACCGAAAGCCATCGAAAGAGAATTTGAAATGTCGTTTTGCGCGAGATGGCTTGACGTGACCGCGCCGAAAAGGCTCTCTCGTGATCAGTCTTCGATTTTCCGCGCGATTACGGTTGACCGAAGCAATCGTTTTACGTATCGCTCGAATATTGCGCTCGAGATCTCTTGCACATACAACATACGCGGGGCAAAGAATGCCGCGTGTACGCTTTAGTGCAGAGTGAAGACGGGCGCTCAGGAATTACACGTGACTGCGTCCACTCACATTCATCCAAAGACGTAGCATTGCGAATGGAATATGCATTGaagtatgtataaatacaCATACATTGATCATCAGATATATGCgttctttaaaaacatattcgTTCTTTTGAGAGAGTGAACGTCAAACGGTAGAAGAACTGCGAGGATGGCGGATACTTTCCgtaacgttttattttatgtgcGCGCAGCAAGATATCCATTCTACtgcacacagaaaaatacGTATGCTgcatttaagtaaatattatttgtttcaaatcTTTCACAAGCTTATGTATTTGGAAACCTACTACTTATAGTAAGCAAGAAACAATAACATTTGGAAATGTTAGTTTTACATGTATAAGTGGGAAAGGTCGGCTTTTTCAGCACGAGTGCGTTTGCTTACACAAATGGGTAAAAACTGATCTGTTGCACAtcgtatttttttgttatcagTGCGTTA includes the following:
- the LOC105838977 gene encoding B9 domain-containing protein 1 isoform X2; protein product: MSVEGQFFLSVTGSIEYAEFYDVNNAYCKYSFYFGPDWSVVAGIEEGLTQMCKCSNDPRNLAVWNFPLDITFKSTNPHGWPQLIMSIYGLDLFGHDVIRGYGVCHLPLKTGRHEKSHTHEGRGSCYHNVQRRFEGFVQVGLRQRREMEEMITRS
- the LOC105838977 gene encoding B9 domain-containing protein 1 isoform X1; translation: MSVEGQFFLSVTGSIEYAEFYDVNNAYCKYSFYFGPDWSVVAGIEEGLTQMCKCSNDPRNLAVWNFPLDITFKSTNPHGWPQLIMSIYGLDLFGHDVIRGYGVCHLPLKTGRHEKRVPIYVPESSSTLQHFVQWLTGRRPELIDPTILASGGGRELTRMRVEGAVTITFNVVLKDLFKLGYDNGEKWKK